One window of Nymphaea colorata isolate Beijing-Zhang1983 chromosome 11, ASM883128v2, whole genome shotgun sequence genomic DNA carries:
- the LOC116264443 gene encoding protein VACUOLELESS1 — MAATVSVAAEWQLLYNRYYRKPELYSMCWQKMDLGRHRVACARFGGPIAAIRDDSKIVQLFAESARRKLLIFNSAGILLASAIWDHPGGRLVGMGWTDEESLVCVVQDGSVYRYDIHAHPIEPHLSLGIDAADENVVECIFWGNGIACLTDAARVFCIPDLKSPRPCRLCEAGLVPGDMPLCAAVIEPQYTMSGNVEVLLAVGDGVVVVEEETAQRQGDGIGPLQKMAVSPNGKFLASFTHDGRLLVISTDFSRVLFEFNCESALPPEQLAWCGMDSVLLYWDDLLMMVGPYGDAVRYTYDEPIILIPECDGVRILSNTSMEFLQRVPDSTVSIFKIGSTVPAALLYDALDHFDRRSAKADENLRLIRSSLPEAVEACIDAAGREFDISRQRTLLRAASYGQAFCSQLQRDRFREMCKTLRVLNAVRNHETGIPLSIQQYKVLTPPVLVARLINAHRHLLALRISEYLGLSQEVVIMHWACAKITASLATPDASLLEMLLDKMSLCKGISYAAVAAHADRTGRRKLAAMLVEHEPRSSEQVPLLLSMGEEDRALTKATESGDTDLVYLVLFHIWKKIEEKDPLEFFTMIQSRSLARDLFVAYSRYYKHEFLKDFYLAAGQFHDVAFLLWRESWEVGKNPLASKGSPLYGPRIKLIEQAQKMFLETKEHPFEAKAAEEHAKLLRLQHELEVTTKQAVFVDSSVSDTIRTCIVLGNHRAAMRVRTEFKVSEKRWYWLKVFALATIRDWDALEKFSKEKRPPIGYKPFVEACIDAEEKNEALKYIPKLADPREKAEAYARIGMAKEAAEAASQTKDGELLGRLKSTFSQNTAATAIFDTIRERLSLQGVS; from the exons atggcCGCGACCGTGTCGGTGGCCGCGGAATGGCAGCTCCTCTACAATCGGTACTACCGGAAGCCGGAGCTGTATTCCATGTGCTGGCAGAAGATGGATCTCGGGCGCCACCGCGTCGCCTGCGCCCGCTTCGGCGGACCCATCGCCGCGATCCGCGACGACTCGAAGATCGTTCAGCTCTTTGCGGAGTCGGCCCGGCGGAAGCTTCTCATCTTCAATTCCGCCGGGATCCTTCTCGCTTCCGCTATCTGGGACCATCCCGGCGGCCGTCTCGTCGGTATGGGTTGGACGGACGAGGAGTCACTTGTCTGTGTCGTCCAAGATGGATCCGTCTATCGCTACGATATTCACGCCCACCCGATCGAGCCCCACTTATCGTTGGGGATTGATGCGGCCGACGAGAATGTCGTGGAGTGCATCTTCTGGGGCAATGGAATTGCCTGCCTCACCGATGCCGCACGTGTCTTCTGCATTCCCGATTTGAAGAGCCCCCGGCCGTGCCGGCTGTGTGAAGCCGGACTCGTGCCCGGGGACATGCCACTGTGCGCGGCGGTGATCGAGCCCCAGTACACAATGTCTGGGAACGTTGAGGTGCTGCTTGCTGTTGGCGACGgcgtggtggtggtggaggaggagacggcACAGAGGCAGGGCGATGGAATCGGGCCGCTGCAGAAGATGGCGGTCTCGCCGAACGGGAAGTTCCTTGCATCGTTCACGCATGACGGACGGCTTCTTGTCATCTCCACGGACTTCTCCAGAGTTCTCTTCGAATTCAATTGCGAG tctGCTTTGCCCCCTGAACAACTTGCATGGTGTGGAATGGACAGCGTGCTGCTTTATTGGGATGACCTGCTCATGATGGTTGGTCCATATGGGGATGCAGTGAGATACACATACGATGAGCCTATTATTCTGATTCCTGAGTGTGATGGTGTGCGGATCCTCTCAAACACAAGCATGGAGTTTCTACAGCGAGTTCCTGACTCCACTGTCTCTATATTTAAAATTGGAAGCACGGTACCGGCTGCCTTGTTATACGATGCGTTGGATCACTTTGATAGACGTAGTGCAAAG GCAGATGAAAACCTCAGGTTGATTCGTTCCTCCCTGCCAGAGGCAGTTGAAGCATGTATTGATGCTGCTGGCCGTGAATTTGATATTTCACGCCAGCGGACACTTCTTCGAGCTGCAAGCTATGGTCAGGCCTTCTGCAG CCAGCTTCAACGTGATCGCTTTCGGGAAATGTGCAAAACTCTACGGGTACTAAATGCTGTGCGCAACCATGAGACTGGTATTCCTCTAAGCATTCAGCAATACAAG gtgctTACACCACCAGTTCTGGTTGCCCGTTTAATAAATGCACATAGGCATCTTCTGGCATTAAGGATCTCAGAGTATCTTGGTTTGAGCCAG GAGGTGGTCATAATGCACTGGGCATGTGCTAAGATAACTGCTTCCTTGGCTACTCCTGATGCTTCTCTTCTTGAGATGCTGCTGGATAAG ATGTCCCTATGCAAGGGAATTTCTtatgctgctgttgctgctcaCGCAGATCGCACTGGGCGACGGAAGTTAGCAGCTATGCTTGTTGAACATGAACCACGCTCCTCTGAGCAG GTTCCGCTATTGTTAAGCATGGGAGAAGAGGATCGAGCCTTGACAAAGGCAACAGAAAGTGGTGACACTGATCTGGTTTATCTTGTTCTCTTCCATATCTGGAAAAAG ATAGAGGAGAAGGATCCATTGGAGTTTTTCACAATGATACAGTCAAGATCTTTGGCACGTGATCTGTTTGTAGCTTATTCAAG GTACTACAAGCATGAGTTTCTGAAGGATTTCTATCTAGCAGCTGGACAATTTCAT GATGTGGCTTTTTTGCTGTGGAGAGAGTCATGGGAGGTAGGGAAGAACCCATTGGCAAGCAAGGGTTCTCCCCTTTATGGCCCACGTATAAAGCTTATTGAGCAAGCTCAGAAAATGTTCTTGGAAACAAAAGAGCATCCTTTTGAGGCAAAGGCTGCAGAGGAACATGCAAAATTGTTGAG GTTGCAACATGAGCTAGAGGTGACCACAAAGCAGGCTGTATTTGTTGATTCTAGCGTCAGTGATACAATACGTACTTGTATTGTCCTTGGTAATCATCGAGCTGCAATGAGAGTGAGGACAGAATTTAAG GTATCGGAGAAGCGCTGGTATTGGCTTAAAGTTTTTGCATTGGCTACAATAAGAGACTGGGATGCTCTTGAAAAGTTTTCCAAAGAGAAAAGGCCACCAATAG GTTACAAGCCTTTTGTGGAAGCATGTATTGatgcagaagagaaaaatgaagccCTCAAGTACATACCAAAGCTGGCTGATCCTCGGGAGAAAGCTGAA GCATACGCTCGCATTGGCATGGCTAAGGAAGCTGCAGAAGCTGCATCGCAGACAAAAGATGGTGAGTTGCTTGGCCGCTTGAagtcaacattttctcaaaataCGGCAGCAACTGCAATTTTTGACACGATACGAGAACGATTATCACTCCAAGGGGTTTCTTAG
- the LOC116264941 gene encoding 3-hydroxyisobutyryl-CoA hydrolase-like protein 5: MAQEPIKSEEVVLTEEVGSVRLITLNRPQQLNVISSKVVSILAETLEKWEGEDDAKLIVIKGSGRAFSAGGDLKMFYTEGKTDISCTEVVYRMYWLVHHIHTYKKTTVALVHGIVMGGGASLSVPLKYSVVTEKTVFSVPEASVGFHTDCSFSYILSHLPGHLGEYLALTGARLDGKEMLSAGLATHFVPSAKMVELEKRLLSLDSGDESAVSSAIEEFSVPVELNEKSALNKKKVIDKCFSQGSVEEIISALEAEASAEGNEWATEVVKGLKRSSPTGLKITLRSVREGRKQSLAECLKKEFRLTMNILKTVISNDMYEGIRALVIDKDKAPKWDPPTLNKVSSEKLDLVFEPFKDELELQIPSEGKLSRWDGKFEKSVYHSQKH; encoded by the exons ATGGCGCAGGAACCCATAAAATCTGAAGAA GTGGTTCTCACGGAAGAGGTGGGCAGTGTTAGATTGATCACGTTGAACAGGCCTCAGCAACTGAACGTTATTTCCTCAAAAGTG GTGTCAATACTAGCTGAGACTCTAGAGAAATGGGAAGGAGAAGATGATGCAAAACTTATTGTTATTAAG GGAAGCGGGCGTGCATTTTCTGCTGGTGGGGATTTAAAGATGTTCTACACTGAAGGAAAGACAG ATATCTCTTGTACTGAGGTTGTCTATAGGATGTATTGGTTAGTTCATCACATCCATACCTATAAGAAGACAACG GTAGCTCTTGTTCATGGTATTGTCATGGGTGGAGGTGCATCACTCAGTGTTCCTTTGAAATATTCGGTCGTCACTGAAAAAACT GTTTTTTCAGTGCCTGAAGCTAGTGTAGGATTCCATACAGACTGTAGTTTCTCTTACATTCTTTCACATCTTCCAGGGCATTTAG GGGAGTACCTGGCCTTGACTGGCGCCAGACTGGATGGAAAGGAAATGCTTTCTGCAGGCCTTGCTACCCATTTCGTCCCTTCTGCT AAAATGGTTGAGCTTGAGAAGCGCTTGCTTAGTTTGGACTCTGGTGATGAAAGTGCTGTCAGTTCTGCAATTGAGGAATTCTCAGTACCTGTCGAACTCAATGAGAAAAGCGCCCTGAACAA GAAAAAGGTAATAGATAAATGCTTTTCTCAAGGATCCGTGGAGGAAATCATAAGTGCATTG GAGGCAGAGGCCAGTGCAGAAGGAAATGAATGGGCAACTGAAGTAGTCAAAGGGTTGAAAAGATCATCACCAACAGGACTTAAGATCACACTGAGATCT GTAAGGGAAGGAAGGAAACAATCCTTGGCTGAATGTCTGAAGAAGGAATTCAGACTTACCATGAACATACTGAAAACAGTAATCTCCAATGATATGTATGAG GGAATTAGAGCTTTGGTGATTGACAAGGACAAAGCTCCAAAG TGGGATCCGCCAACCTTGAACAAAGTGAGCAGTGAGAAATTGGACCTGGTCTTTGAACCTTTCAAAGATGAGTTGGAGCTTCAGATTCCATCGGAGGGCAAGTTATCCAG GTGGGATGGAAAGTTCGAAAAGTCTGTCTATCATTCTCAGAAGCACTGA
- the LOC116263772 gene encoding 60S ribosomal protein L18a-like protein produces the protein MSRESEKSKGGEPPYYGTFPGEGAPSYTQGQPAIGFPQPVPPPGSVPSAPPYYPPPPPPPHGYQTVPGYAVAEGTPVRERRLPCCGIGLGWFLFIIGFFLAAIPWYIGAFILICVRRIDYREKPGYIACTVAAILAIIVVIFGVSKGTHSW, from the exons atgaGCCGGGAGAGCGAGAAGAGCAAGGGAGGGGAGCCGCCATACTACGGAACGTTCCCGGGAGAAGGGGCGCCCTCCTATACCCAGGGGCAGCCAGCTATCGGCTTCCCCCAGCCTGTCCCTCCCCCAGGATCGGTGCCGTCCGCCCCACCCTACtaccctcctcctcctcctccaccccATGGCTACCAGACTGTACCCG GCTATGCGGTTGCAGAGGGGACACCTGTAAGAGAACGTCGTCTTCCTTGCTGTGGCATTGGCTTGGGCTGGTTTCT GTTTATTATTGGCTTCTTTCTTGCTGCAATACCTTGGTATATTGGGGCTTTCATTCTAATCTGTGTTAGAAGGATAGATTACAGAGAGAAGCCTGGGTACATTGCATGCACAGTTGCT GCGATCCTTGCTATCATTGTTGTGATTTTTGGAGTGTCAAAAGGAACTCATTCCTGGTGA
- the LOC116263518 gene encoding cytochrome b561 domain-containing protein At4g18260-like produces MGVSWTRLVCRSLTVLAFDSLLLASAGSLNIPSPKAENEGLTVQQLHPGLKHQMAVHGFLLWASVGFLTPVGVLLMRMPKRMEGRRLKVLLYVHAVLQVISVSVATVGAVLAVKHLENKFDNTHQRIGLAVYALIWLQPLTALCRPHRGVRGRTVWYFLHWILGTGASLLGIIDIYIGLYAYRSKTSNSVTIWIILFTVEVSCVAFLYLLQDRWDYLYKQGLILELETLGPTHQVSPLRNKMNAGHC; encoded by the exons ATGGGAGTTTCTTGGACTAGGCTTGTGTGCAGAAGCCTGACAGTTCTTGCTTTCGATTCTCTCCTTCTCGCTTCTGCTGGTTCACTTAATATTCCATCCCCCAAGGCTGAAAATGAAGGCCTCACTGTCCAACAG TTGCACCCTGGACTTAAACACCAGATGGCCGTGCATGGTTTTCTTCTTTGGGCATCTGTGGGTTTCCTTACTCCTGTTGGAGTACTACTGATGAGAATGCCAAAGAGGATGGAAGGAAGGAGGTTGAAAGTTCTATTATACGTTCACGCAGTTTTACAG GTAATTTCAGTTTCAGTTGCCACTGTTGGAGCAGTCCTGGCCGTCAAACACTTGGAAAACAAATTCGATAACACCCATCAACGGATTGGCCTGGCCGTGTATGCACTCATCTGGTTGCAGCCACTGACTGCCTTATGCAGGCCTCATAG GGGAGTTAGAGGGAGAACTGTTTGGTATTTTCTGCATTGGATACTTGGAACTGGAGCTTCATTGCTGGGGATCATAGACATCTACATTGGTCTCTACGCTTATCGCAGCAAGACATCCAACAGCGTGACAATTTGGATCATCCTCTTCACTGTTGAAGTCTCCTGCGTCGCATTCCTTTATTTGTTGCAGGACAGATGGGATtatctttacaaacagggtCTCATTCTTGAGTTAGAAACACTCGGACCAACCCATCAAGTCTCCCcattgagaaacaaaatgaACGCTGGGCATTGCTAA
- the LOC116263828 gene encoding 60S ribosomal protein L18a, which produces MLPAPPPGDRNPNSLPEGLLKTMVAFRFHQYQVVGRALPKAEDEHPKIYRMKLWATNDVRAKSKFWYFLRKLKKVKKSNGQILAINEIFEKNPTKIKNYGIWLRYQSRTGYHNMYKEYRDTTLNGAVEQMYDEMASRHRVRFPCIQIIKTATVPAKLCKRESTKQFHDSKIKFPLVYKKVRPPTRKLKTTFKASRPNLFM; this is translated from the exons ATGCTCCCGGCTCCTCCGCCTGGTGATCGAAACCCTAACTCCTTGCCGGAAGGGCTGCTGAAAACAATGGTGGCCTTCAGG TTTCATCAATACCAGGTCGTCGGCCGGGCTCTTCCGAAGGCGGAAGATGAGCACCCGAAGATTTACAGGATGAAGCTGTGGGCCACCAATGATGTTCGGGCCAAATCGAAGTTCTG GTACTTCCTAAGGAAGCTTAAGAAAGTCAAGAAAAGCAATGGGCAAATCCTTGCTATCAACGAG ATTTTTGAGAAGAATCcaacaaaaattaagaactaCGGGATCTGGTTGAGGTATCAAAGCAGGACTGGGTACCATAACATGTACAAGGAGTACCGAGATACTACACTCAATGGAGCTGTAGAACAGATGTATGATGAGATGGCTTCTCGTCATCGTGTGAGGTTCCCATGCATCCAAATAATCAAAACTGCAACTGTGCCTGCCAAACTttgcaagagagagagcaccaaACAATTTCATGATTCTAAAATTAAGTTCCCGTTGGTGTATAAGAAGGTCAGGCCACCCACCAGAAAGTTGAAGACCACGTTCAAGGCTTCCAGGCCTAACTTGTTCATGTAG